One genomic segment of Nonomuraea coxensis DSM 45129 includes these proteins:
- a CDS encoding sensor histidine kinase produces MSRLDGRERWVFLGLAYALLAISATAAALMGTGRGAVWPVLAVAAAGWVAPLAWLHPRRDRRRVLVVGHYLVLVALAGALTAAHAAFAVFAAIGYPLALALLPSRLAMAGVTVTAVVVVAAQAGPGDRAALLTVVAGVALPLAVAGWYVAAEHDKRRRLVERLRAAMDENASLHARLLDQARHAGVRDERRRVAGELHDTLAQDLVALIRQLDAAAGATGEQARRHLGQAAGLARRGLAEARRSVSALGPGPLERSSLPEALERMAASWSRMSGVPVACEVTGWPVALSADVEATLFRVAQEALANVAKHAEATRTALTLSYTDDLVLLDVRDDGAGFDPQTATDGFGLDGMRQRVRAAGGTLEIESRPGEGTTIAAAVPALPTARRPADETMAGGGEDP; encoded by the coding sequence GGGTCTTCCTGGGGCTCGCGTACGCGCTGCTCGCGATCTCCGCGACCGCCGCCGCCCTCATGGGCACGGGCAGGGGCGCGGTGTGGCCCGTGCTCGCCGTGGCCGCCGCCGGGTGGGTCGCGCCGCTCGCCTGGCTGCACCCGCGCCGCGACCGCCGCCGCGTGCTCGTCGTCGGCCACTACCTCGTCCTCGTGGCACTCGCGGGGGCGCTGACGGCCGCGCACGCCGCCTTCGCGGTGTTCGCCGCGATCGGCTATCCGCTCGCCCTCGCGCTGCTCCCGTCCCGGCTGGCGATGGCCGGGGTGACGGTCACCGCCGTCGTCGTGGTGGCCGCCCAGGCGGGCCCCGGCGACCGCGCCGCGCTGCTCACCGTGGTCGCCGGCGTCGCCCTGCCCCTGGCCGTCGCCGGCTGGTACGTCGCCGCCGAGCACGACAAGCGCCGCCGCCTCGTCGAGCGCCTGCGCGCCGCCATGGACGAGAACGCCTCCCTGCACGCCAGGCTGCTCGACCAGGCCAGGCACGCGGGCGTCCGCGACGAGCGGCGCCGGGTCGCCGGCGAGCTGCACGACACCCTGGCCCAGGACCTCGTCGCGCTGATCCGCCAGCTCGACGCCGCCGCCGGCGCCACCGGCGAACAGGCCCGCCGCCACCTCGGCCAGGCCGCGGGCCTGGCCCGGCGCGGGCTGGCCGAGGCCCGCAGGTCGGTGAGCGCGCTCGGCCCCGGCCCGCTGGAGCGGTCGAGCCTGCCGGAGGCTCTGGAGCGGATGGCGGCGTCCTGGTCGCGGATGTCAGGGGTGCCGGTGGCCTGCGAGGTCACCGGATGGCCGGTCGCGCTGTCCGCCGACGTGGAGGCCACGCTGTTCCGCGTCGCCCAGGAGGCGCTGGCGAACGTGGCCAAGCACGCGGAAGCCACCAGGACGGCGCTGACCCTGTCGTACACGGACGATCTCGTGCTCCTGGACGTCCGGGATGACGGCGCCGGTTTCGATCCGCAGACGGCCACTGACGGCTTCGGGCTCGACGGCATGCGGCAGCGGGTCCGGGCCGCCGGCGGCACCCTGGAGATCGAGTCGCGGCCCGGGGAGGGCACCACGATCGCCGCCGCCGTCCCGGCTCTGCCCACCGCCCGCCGCCCCGCCGATGAGACGATGGCCGGCGGAGGGGAGGACCCATGA
- a CDS encoding response regulator, whose translation MTSPVRVLVADDHPIVRDGLRAALGPGSGVELAGEAADGEQAVRLAAELRPDVVLMDLRMPGLDGVAAIRRIAGTGPRVLVLTTFDTDVLPALEAGAHGYLLKDAPAGELVRAVLAVHRGETVIAPAVAGRLAEQVRRPSRGALSRRELEVLRLVAGGATNKEAAAALFISEASVKTHLLHVYAKLDVRDRAAAVSEGYRRGLLTA comes from the coding sequence ATGACGTCACCTGTGCGGGTGCTGGTCGCCGACGACCATCCGATCGTGCGCGACGGCCTGCGCGCGGCCCTCGGCCCCGGCTCCGGCGTGGAGCTCGCGGGCGAGGCGGCCGACGGCGAGCAGGCCGTGCGCCTGGCCGCCGAGCTGCGTCCCGACGTCGTCCTGATGGACCTGCGCATGCCCGGCCTGGACGGCGTCGCCGCCATCAGGCGCATCGCCGGCACCGGCCCCCGCGTGCTGGTGCTGACCACGTTCGACACCGACGTGCTGCCCGCGCTGGAGGCGGGCGCGCACGGCTACCTGCTCAAGGACGCCCCGGCCGGCGAGCTCGTCCGCGCCGTGCTGGCCGTGCACCGGGGCGAGACCGTGATCGCGCCCGCCGTCGCCGGCCGGCTGGCCGAGCAGGTACGCCGGCCGTCCAGAGGCGCACTGAGCAGACGCGAGCTGGAGGTGCTGCGACTGGTGGCCGGGGGAGCGACCAACAAGGAGGCGGCGGCCGCGCTGTTCATCAGCGAGGCCAGCGTCAAGACGCACCTGCTGCACGTCTACGCCAAGCTCGACGTCCGCGACCGGGCCGCCGCCGTGAGCGAGGGCTACCGGCGCGGCCTGCTCACCGCCTGA
- the cofC gene encoding 2-phospho-L-lactate guanylyltransferase, with protein sequence MSFRWSLVIPVKTLVAAKTRLADATGPHRTRFAVAVASDTVAAALSCPAVARVIVVTADPAAAVPLAALGAEVVTDPDRGLNTALRTGAAHAVSVAPGEAVGALQADLPALRPAELATALGAAAEFDQAFVPDALDVGTTFYGVRPGVPFTPRFGGESRARHLAGGAKELCVPGIDSVRRDVDTPADLEAAIALGLGRHTAAVVAELWPRSGASG encoded by the coding sequence ATGAGCTTCCGGTGGTCCCTGGTCATTCCGGTCAAGACGCTGGTCGCCGCGAAGACCCGGCTGGCCGACGCGACGGGACCGCATCGCACGAGGTTCGCCGTGGCGGTGGCGAGCGACACCGTGGCGGCGGCGCTGTCCTGCCCTGCGGTGGCGCGGGTGATCGTGGTGACCGCCGATCCCGCGGCGGCGGTCCCGCTCGCGGCGCTGGGGGCGGAGGTGGTGACCGATCCCGACCGCGGGCTGAACACCGCGCTCCGCACGGGCGCCGCGCACGCCGTGTCGGTGGCTCCCGGCGAGGCGGTGGGGGCGCTGCAGGCCGACCTGCCGGCGTTGCGGCCGGCCGAGCTGGCGACGGCGCTGGGCGCGGCGGCCGAGTTCGACCAGGCGTTCGTGCCGGACGCGCTCGACGTCGGCACCACGTTCTACGGCGTGCGGCCGGGGGTGCCGTTCACGCCGCGCTTCGGCGGGGAGTCCCGGGCCAGGCACCTGGCGGGCGGGGCGAAGGAGCTGTGCGTGCCGGGCATCGACTCGGTCCGCCGCGACGTGGACACCCCCGCCGACCTGGAGGCGGCGATCGCGCTGGGGCTGGGCCGGCACACGGCGGCGGTGGTCGCCGAGCTGTGGCCGCGCTCCGGGGCCTCCGGCTGA
- a CDS encoding HU family DNA-binding protein — translation MNKRELVEAISDRVGDKRTATEAVNAVIDTIQKAVASGDKVSITGFGAFEMVNKPARTARNPSTGAEINVAESWAPKFRPGSEFKDLVNEGGKKSGKKK, via the coding sequence ATGAACAAGCGAGAACTCGTCGAGGCCATTTCGGACCGGGTGGGCGACAAGAGGACGGCCACCGAGGCCGTGAACGCGGTCATCGACACCATCCAGAAGGCCGTGGCGAGCGGCGACAAGGTCTCGATCACGGGCTTCGGCGCGTTCGAGATGGTGAACAAGCCGGCGCGCACGGCCAGGAACCCGTCCACGGGTGCCGAGATCAACGTCGCGGAGAGCTGGGCTCCCAAGTTCCGCCCCGGTTCGGAGTTCAAGGACCTCGTGAACGAGGGCGGCAAGAAGAGCGGCAAGAAGAAGTAG
- the leuD gene encoding 3-isopropylmalate dehydratase small subunit, whose protein sequence is MQAFTTHTGTAVPLRRSNVDTDQIIPAVWLKQVSRTGFEKGLFAAWREDPAFVLNDPAYEGGSILVSGPDFGTGSSREHAVWALQQYGFRVVIAARFGDIFRNNSTKMGLLPVVLPGDKVEALQAAVEADPKLEITVDLAGREVRWAGEAVAFEIDDYTRWRLMEGLDDIGLTLRHAEDITAYENGRQPWLPTTV, encoded by the coding sequence ATGCAAGCCTTCACCACCCACACCGGTACGGCGGTGCCGCTGCGCCGCAGCAACGTCGACACCGACCAGATCATCCCGGCCGTCTGGCTCAAGCAGGTCAGCCGCACCGGCTTCGAGAAGGGCCTGTTCGCCGCCTGGCGCGAGGACCCGGCGTTCGTCCTGAACGACCCCGCCTACGAGGGCGGCTCGATCCTCGTCTCCGGCCCCGACTTCGGCACCGGCTCCTCCCGCGAGCACGCGGTGTGGGCCCTGCAGCAGTACGGGTTCCGCGTCGTGATCGCCGCCCGCTTCGGCGACATCTTCCGCAACAACTCCACCAAGATGGGCCTGCTGCCGGTCGTCCTGCCCGGCGACAAGGTCGAGGCCCTGCAGGCCGCCGTCGAGGCGGACCCCAAGCTGGAGATCACCGTCGACCTGGCAGGACGCGAGGTCCGCTGGGCCGGCGAGGCCGTCGCGTTCGAGATCGACGACTACACCCGCTGGCGGCTGATGGAGGGCCTGGACGACATCGGCCTGACCCTGCGTCACGCCGAGGACATCACGGCGTACGAGAATGGTCGGCAGCCATGGCTGCCGACGACCGTCTAG
- a CDS encoding lysophospholipid acyltransferase family protein: MSRRTRPSRFWETLAVVVVKPLSRLLVKRDWRHGERLPRTGGIIIAANHLSWTDPVLLSHFLFNNGRWPVILAKSALFRVPLLGRALTGLLVIPVERGSTEAARSLRISSQRLQDGCAILFYPEGTCTRDPALWPMVGKTGAARLALESGVQVIPIAHWGAHELLPYGEKRPRLFPRKTFRVSVGPPVDLSGYAGLPPQGDVLREATADIMAAITAQLAELRGEKAPEAPYDPAGR, from the coding sequence ATGAGCCGCCGCACGCGACCGTCGCGTTTCTGGGAGACCCTGGCCGTCGTCGTCGTGAAACCGCTGTCCCGGCTCCTGGTCAAGCGGGACTGGCGGCACGGCGAGCGCCTCCCGCGCACCGGTGGCATCATCATCGCGGCCAACCACCTCTCCTGGACGGACCCCGTCCTGCTGTCGCACTTCCTGTTCAACAACGGGCGCTGGCCGGTCATCCTCGCCAAGTCCGCACTGTTCCGCGTGCCCCTGCTCGGCCGGGCCCTGACCGGGCTGCTGGTCATCCCCGTCGAACGCGGCAGCACCGAGGCCGCGCGGTCGCTGCGGATCTCCTCCCAGCGGCTCCAGGACGGCTGCGCGATCCTGTTCTATCCCGAGGGCACCTGCACCCGTGACCCGGCCCTCTGGCCGATGGTGGGCAAGACCGGCGCGGCCCGGCTGGCGCTGGAGAGCGGCGTCCAGGTCATCCCGATCGCCCACTGGGGCGCGCACGAGCTGCTGCCGTACGGCGAGAAGAGGCCGCGGCTCTTCCCCCGCAAGACCTTCCGCGTCTCGGTGGGACCACCGGTCGACCTGTCCGGATACGCCGGCCTGCCGCCGCAGGGCGACGTCCTGCGGGAGGCCACGGCCGACATCATGGCGGCGATCACCGCGCAGCTCGCCGAGCTGCGCGGCGAGAAGGCCCCCGAGGCCCCCTACGACCCCGCGGGGCGGTGA
- a CDS encoding NAD(P)H-dependent glycerol-3-phosphate dehydrogenase has product MTRAAVFGPGSWGTTFAMILAEAGNEVTLWGRRPEQMEAIERTHENADYLPGIPLPPSLRATTDPERALDGADFVVLCVPSQTLRPNLAAWREHIPRGAVLVSLMKGIELGTTKRMSEVIREVAEVPEERVAVVSGPNLAKEIAQRQPAATVVACADESVAEKLQAICHLPPWFRPYTNPDVVGVELGGAVKNVIALAVGVSAGMGMGDNVSAMLITRGLAEMQRLGVALGADPHTFAGLAGMGDLVATCNSPLSRNRTFGENLGRGMTLAEVVAATRQTAEGVKSCESVLALARKHDVEMPITEVVVGVVHDGMSPAEAGMLLMSRSPKPERYGV; this is encoded by the coding sequence ATGACGAGAGCCGCCGTGTTCGGCCCAGGATCGTGGGGCACCACCTTCGCGATGATCCTCGCGGAGGCGGGCAACGAGGTCACGCTGTGGGGGCGCAGGCCCGAGCAGATGGAGGCCATCGAGCGCACCCACGAGAACGCCGACTACCTGCCCGGCATCCCCCTGCCGCCCTCGCTGCGCGCCACGACCGACCCCGAGCGGGCCCTCGACGGCGCCGACTTCGTGGTGCTGTGCGTGCCGTCGCAGACCCTGCGGCCCAACCTGGCCGCCTGGCGCGAGCACATCCCGCGCGGGGCGGTCCTGGTCAGCCTCATGAAGGGCATCGAGCTCGGCACCACCAAGCGGATGAGCGAGGTGATCCGCGAGGTCGCCGAGGTGCCGGAGGAGCGGGTGGCCGTCGTCTCCGGCCCCAACCTGGCCAAGGAGATCGCCCAGCGCCAGCCCGCCGCCACCGTCGTGGCCTGCGCCGACGAGTCCGTCGCCGAGAAGCTGCAGGCCATCTGCCACCTGCCGCCGTGGTTCCGCCCCTACACCAACCCCGACGTCGTCGGCGTCGAGCTGGGCGGCGCGGTCAAGAACGTCATCGCGCTCGCCGTCGGCGTCTCCGCGGGCATGGGCATGGGCGACAACGTCAGCGCCATGCTCATCACCCGCGGGCTCGCCGAGATGCAGCGCCTCGGCGTGGCCCTGGGCGCCGACCCGCACACCTTCGCCGGGCTCGCCGGCATGGGCGACCTCGTCGCCACCTGCAACTCGCCGCTGTCGCGCAACCGCACCTTCGGCGAGAACCTCGGGCGCGGCATGACCCTCGCCGAGGTGGTCGCCGCCACCAGGCAGACCGCCGAGGGCGTCAAGTCCTGCGAGTCCGTGCTGGCCCTCGCCCGCAAGCACGACGTCGAGATGCCGATCACCGAGGTCGTGGTCGGGGTGGTGCACGACGGCATGTCCCCGGCCGAGGCCGGCATGCTGCTCATGTCGCGCTCGCCCAAACCGGAGCGGTACGGCGTGTGA
- a CDS encoding IclR family transcriptional regulator: MDNSSGVGVLDKAVLVLNALEAGPASLAQLVQATGLARPTAHRLAVALEHHRIVSRDTQGRFVLGPRLSELSTAAGEDRLLAVASPVLMQLRDLTGESAQLYRRQGDERVCVAAAERASGLRDTVPVGSALPMTAGSAAQILLAWEEPDRLHRGLRGAKFTAATLASVRRRGWAHSVGEREQGVASVSAPIRGSGGKVIAAVSVSGPIERLTRAPGRLHAVPVMAAAERITEAMRRTS; this comes from the coding sequence ATGGACAACTCTAGCGGAGTCGGAGTACTCGACAAGGCCGTTCTTGTACTCAATGCCCTGGAAGCGGGCCCCGCTTCCCTGGCGCAGCTCGTCCAGGCCACCGGCCTGGCCCGGCCCACGGCCCACCGCCTGGCCGTCGCGCTGGAGCACCACCGCATCGTCAGCCGGGACACACAGGGCCGTTTCGTGCTGGGCCCGCGGCTGTCCGAGTTGTCCACCGCCGCCGGCGAGGACCGGCTGCTCGCCGTGGCCTCCCCCGTGCTCATGCAGCTCAGGGACCTGACCGGGGAGAGTGCGCAACTTTACCGCCGCCAGGGAGATGAGCGGGTCTGCGTGGCCGCCGCCGAGCGGGCGAGCGGCCTGCGCGACACCGTGCCGGTGGGCTCGGCGCTGCCCATGACGGCCGGCTCCGCGGCCCAGATCCTGCTCGCCTGGGAGGAGCCCGACCGGCTGCACCGCGGCCTGCGCGGCGCCAAGTTCACCGCCGCGACCCTGGCGTCCGTACGGCGGCGCGGCTGGGCCCACAGCGTCGGCGAGCGCGAGCAGGGTGTGGCGAGCGTCTCGGCGCCCATAAGGGGCAGCGGCGGCAAGGTGATCGCGGCGGTGTCGGTCTCCGGCCCCATCGAACGGCTCACCCGGGCGCCCGGCCGGCTGCACGCGGTGCCCGTCATGGCCGCCGCCGAACGGATCACCGAGGCCATGCGACGCACGTCATGA
- the leuC gene encoding 3-isopropylmalate dehydratase large subunit: MGRTLAEKVWEQHVVRRAEGEPDLLYIDLHLIHEVTSPQAFDGLRLAGRKVRRPDLTIATEDHNVPTVLGPISDPVSKTQVETLRKNAAEFGVRLHPMGDAGQGVVHIIGPQFGLTQPGMTIVCGDSHTSTHGAFGGIAFGIGTSEVEHVLATQTLPAYRPKTMAVEVSGELPAGVTAKDLILAIIAKIGTGGGQGHIIEYRGEAVRKLSMEGRMTVCNMSIEAGARAGMIAPDETTFAYLKGRPHAPEGEAWDQAVEYWKSLRTDDDAVFDRVVEIDATTLTPYVTWGTNPGQGLPLGESVPSPESFADPVARAAAERALEYMGLAAGTPLREIEVDTVFVGSCTNGRIEDLRSAAEILKGRQVKTRTLIVPGSMLVKLQAEQEGLHEVFKAAGAEWREAGCSMCLGMNPDTLQPGERSASTSNRNFEGRQGKGGRTHLVSPQVAAATAVTGRLTAPADL; this comes from the coding sequence ATGGGCCGCACACTGGCCGAGAAGGTCTGGGAGCAACACGTCGTCAGGCGTGCCGAGGGCGAACCTGACCTGCTCTACATCGACCTGCACCTCATCCACGAGGTGACCAGCCCGCAGGCGTTCGACGGCCTCCGCCTCGCCGGTCGCAAGGTGCGCCGCCCCGACCTCACCATCGCCACCGAGGACCACAACGTGCCGACCGTGCTCGGCCCGATCTCCGACCCCGTGTCCAAGACGCAGGTCGAGACGCTGCGCAAGAACGCCGCCGAGTTCGGCGTCCGGCTGCACCCGATGGGCGACGCCGGGCAGGGCGTGGTGCACATCATCGGCCCGCAGTTCGGCCTGACCCAGCCGGGCATGACGATCGTCTGCGGCGACTCGCACACCTCCACGCACGGCGCGTTCGGCGGCATCGCCTTCGGCATCGGCACCTCCGAGGTCGAGCACGTGCTCGCCACCCAGACGCTGCCCGCCTACCGGCCGAAGACGATGGCCGTCGAGGTCAGCGGCGAGCTGCCCGCCGGCGTCACCGCCAAGGACCTGATCCTGGCCATCATCGCCAAGATCGGCACCGGCGGCGGCCAGGGCCACATCATCGAGTACCGCGGCGAGGCCGTGCGCAAGCTCTCCATGGAGGGCCGCATGACCGTCTGCAACATGTCGATCGAGGCCGGCGCGCGGGCGGGCATGATCGCCCCCGACGAGACCACGTTCGCCTACCTCAAGGGCCGCCCGCACGCGCCCGAGGGCGAGGCGTGGGACCAGGCCGTCGAATACTGGAAGTCGCTGCGCACCGACGACGACGCCGTCTTCGACCGGGTCGTGGAGATCGACGCGACGACGCTGACCCCCTACGTCACGTGGGGCACCAACCCGGGCCAGGGCCTGCCGCTGGGCGAGTCCGTCCCCAGCCCCGAGTCCTTCGCCGACCCGGTCGCGCGGGCCGCCGCCGAGCGGGCGCTGGAGTACATGGGCCTCGCCGCCGGCACGCCGCTGCGCGAGATCGAGGTCGACACCGTCTTCGTCGGCTCGTGCACCAACGGCCGCATCGAGGACCTGCGCTCGGCCGCCGAGATCCTCAAGGGCCGCCAGGTCAAGACCCGCACGCTCATCGTGCCCGGCTCGATGCTGGTCAAGCTCCAGGCCGAGCAGGAGGGCCTGCACGAGGTGTTCAAGGCCGCGGGCGCCGAGTGGCGCGAGGCCGGCTGCTCGATGTGCCTCGGCATGAACCCCGACACGCTCCAGCCGGGCGAGCGCAGCGCCTCGACCTCCAACCGCAACTTCGAGGGCCGCCAGGGCAAGGGCGGCCGCACCCACCTGGTGTCCCCGCAGGTCGCCGCCGCGACCGCGGTCACCGGCCGCCTGACCGCCCCCGCCGACCTGTAA